Part of the Cercospora beticola chromosome 5, complete sequence genome is shown below.
AGACACTTTGAGAGACTTGGGCATCAATCAATCGTACCCCATCAACACGTTCTTCTGGTTTTTCGAAAGCCGGAAAGACCCTAGAAATGCCCCTCTTACGATATGGATCAACGGTGGTCGTGAGTTGACTTCTCACCAGGCATAGCAGAAATTGGCTGACATTGCAATTAAGCTGGTTCGTCTTCTATGGCTGGCCTGTTTGCTGAAAATGGCCCATGCCAAATCAACCCAGATTCAAATTCTACGAGATTGAACCCGTGGTCGTGGAACAGAGACTCTAACATGCTGTATCTGGACCAGCCAGTGAGCGCCGGTCTATCATACAGCATCCTCCAGAATTACACCGTGGATCTTATAGCCGCCAATGCCATCAAGTTGAACGACACCGACCCGACTCCACAGCAAAACTCAACGTACCTTGTCGGGACGATGTCGGACTACGACAACATGACTACTGCTAACAGTTCCACTGTAGCAGCTGGCGCAGCATGGCACTTCCTGCAGAGTTGGACACAGGAGTTTCCGCATTACCAACCCAATCACAGAAAGATCAATTTGGCAGCGGAGAGCTACGGTGGCCGGTACGGACCGACATTCTTTGAGTTTttcgagcagcagaacgAAAGAATTCGTAATAGTCCCTCCTCTGGCGACGAGAAGGAGATGTTGCTGGACCTCGACACACTTCTGCTCGTGAGCCCGTGCATAGATCCTATCATGTACTATTCGTACCCAGAACTTGTGTGGAACAACACATACGGATTGAAACTGGTCAACGAGTCGATCCGAGACCAGATGCTGTACAACTTACACAAGAAGGATGGTTGCCTAGATCTGATGTGGCAGTGTGGCAACTTGACCCAACTTTACGACCCGCACGTAGTTGGGCTTAATGCCACTGTCAATCAGATCTGTGCAGATGCGGGATATATTTGTGATCATGTGGGTTGAATTTCAACAACTGACATCAAAGCATGAAAGCCGCTGACCATTTGAAGGATGTGCAGCAGCTCCCCAACAGAGCTGCTGGCTTTAGCTTTTACGACATTACTAAAAAAAATGATCGTCGCTACGTCGATccgtttttcgaaggctatCTCAATCAACCACATGTGCAAGACAACCTCGGTGTGCCATTGAATTGG
Proteins encoded:
- a CDS encoding uncharacterized protein (MEROPS:MER0016549), whose protein sequence is MRKFSFAASLASISLAQFPAPPRDVEFVKLPAGNSVSISYKQTTICETTPGVKAYAGFVHLPPDTLRDLGINQSYPINTFFWFFESRKDPRNAPLTIWINGGPGSSSMAGLFAENGPCQINPDSNSTRLNPWSWNRDSNMLYLDQPVSAGLSYSILQNYTVDLIAANAIKLNDTDPTPQQNSTYLVGTMSDYDNMTTANSSTVAAGAAWHFLQSWTQEFPHYQPNHRKINLAAESYGGRYGPTFFEFFEQQNERIRNSPSSGDEKEMLLDLDTLLLVSPCIDPIMYYSYPELVWNNTYGLKLVNESIRDQMLYNLHKKDGCLDLMWQCGNLTQLYDPHVVGLNATVNQICADAGYICDHDVQQLPNRAAGFSFYDITKKNDRRYVDPFFEGYLNQPHVQDNLGVPLNWTSFSDAVSRAFRNTSDFRPGHLDKLAYLLDHGVKVHIMTGDRDWVCNWFAGEDSSLGVNYSHTSEFQSAGYAPIRTNSSSVGGQVRQYANFSFSVVYDTGHAIPAFQGETAYRIFHRALQHRDIATGTLKVNDKYQTKGPPSVRGQKREVPKPALEICYSLDPGSTCTEEQRYALGNGTVTIKNYIVVDKNSSMLYPQIVGGKDEKE